The proteins below come from a single Tachypleus tridentatus isolate NWPU-2018 chromosome 13, ASM421037v1, whole genome shotgun sequence genomic window:
- the LOC143238027 gene encoding vitamin D3 receptor-like codes for MEHFYGMSLPSNNRSNIRLPVDHGNRLFKKQQKACGVCGDRAKSYHFGGISCDSCKAFFRRSVQNEGYRNFHCPYEKKCEINIISRKCCQYCRFQKCMSIGMEKGWVMTDEERQKLLRSRMERKQQQGISQSEKPPRKINVCGYDPDISELGKYLTEDDVENIETIINSYEISYQTITFTNKLTLQTCERSRTQILDMFFTVIKQFSHFAQNLKCFSYIPQRDQEVLLRSGIMEMCFLRGAYVFDNRRGCWPDRKKVLYRDSPTLKAEDIMKLVSPTLFEKHMKFNEGIKELGPDEPTIMLLLVTVLLSPDRSDLENVDLVTAQQEKYYILLKNYMLWRYGPDHTTVLYPKLFLKLPDLRELNEAHTGYHLKLNEDEMEEIQKQLSNLRLDSPSDTRSTPELSGAGNRWSFRRDILMDLRSSWPLDFEEDSSSSEGLDKCFLSRVKYCDDQTEKDSLI; via the exons ATGGAACATTTTTATG GAATGAGCCTGCCTTCAAACAATAGAAGCAATATTAGGTTACCCGTAGATCATGGAAATCGTTTGTTCAAGAAGCAACAGAAAGCATGTGGTGTTTGCGGGGACCGAGCCAAAAGTTATCATTTCGGTGGGATCTCCTGTGATAGCTGTAAGGCTTTTTTCCGACGCTCCGTCCAGAACGAAGGGTACAGGAACTTTCACTGTCcatatgaaaaaaaatgtgaaattaatatCATTTCCCGTAAATGTTGCCAGTACTGTCGCTTTCAGAAATGTATGTCAATCGGAATGGAGAAAGGGTGGGTGATGACAGACGAAGAGAGACAGAAGTTGTTACGTAGTCGAATGGAAAGAAAACAGCAACAAGGTATATCACAGTCCGAAAAACCTCCACGGAAAATTAATGTGTGCGGTTATGATCCAGATATTAGTGAATTGGGAAAATACCTAACTGAGGATGATGTGGAAAACATAGAAACGATAATTAATTCCTACGAAATTAGTTACCAAACTATTACGTTTACTAATAAATTGACGCTTCAGACATGTGAAAGAAGTCGAACACAAATTCTCGACATGTTCTTCACCGTGATAAAACAATTTTCTCATTTCGCGCAAAATCTGAAGTGTTTCTCCTACATCCCACAAAGAGACCAGGAAGTACTCTTGCGTAGTGGCATCATGGAGATGTGTTTTCTTCGTGGAGCCTATGTGTTTGATAACAGGCGTGGTTGTTGGCCAGATCGTAAGAAGGTGCTATACAGAGACTCACCCACGTTGAAAGCTGAAGACATCATGAAGCTAGTCTCACCCACACTATTTGAGAAACACATGAAATTTAATGAAGGGATTAAAGAGTTGGGTCCCGACGAACCAACGATCATGTTACTTCTTGTAACAGTTCTTTTGTCTCCAGATCGCTCTGACCTGGAAAATGTAGACCTAGTCACAGCACAACAggagaaatattatattttgttaaagaacTATATGCTATGGCGTTATGGGCCTGACCACACCACTGTCCTTTACCCGAAGCTGTTTTTGAAGCTTCCAGACTTGCGCGAGTTGAATGAAGCTCACACTGGCTATCACTTGAAACTGAACGAAGATGAAAtggaagaaattcaaaaacagcttTCCAATCTCCGATTAGACTCACCTAGTGATACCAGATCGACTCCTGAACTCAGTGGAGCTGGAAATCGCTGGAGTTTTAGAAGAGACATTTTAATGGATCTTAGATCCTCGTGGCCACTGGACTTTGAGGAGGATTCTAGCTCCAGTGAGGGTTTGGATAAGTGTTTTTTGTCTAGAGTTAAGTATTGCGATGATCAAACAGAAAAAGATTCACTAATATAA